One Bombus pyrosoma isolate SC7728 linkage group LG7, ASM1482585v1, whole genome shotgun sequence genomic window carries:
- the LOC122569679 gene encoding UPF0565 protein C2orf69 homolog isoform X1, which yields MSSKIWIWKNVPGITGRCDDIIYSRPILPPSQDVLLYFGGDIQDIQENMKHAGSKTYIEWSLENTAKILTISFPKKHVFLIRPSRVLETLSYFDNFVPSKEYGIPVFCPTHNALKHLQELLKSSANRINIYNTDKELTHLNIEKAKLTVVGFSKGCIVLNQLLHEFHYYQNKLDPDIEINNFIRLIESMWWLDGGHAGSKDTWIVEKSILESFAKLRIDVNVHVTPYQVQDPHRPWIGKEESYFCNILRNLGIPIKRTLHFADKTRNLQNHFNVLKAIRNYTQ from the exons ATGTCATCTAAAATTTGGATTTGGAAAAATGTTCCCGGAATTACTGGTCGATGtgatgatataatttattcacgTCCGATATTACCACCAAGTCAGGatgttcttttatattttggaGGTGATATTCAG gaCATTCAAGAAAACATGAAACATGCAGGTAGCAAAACATATATAGAATGGAGTTTAGAAAATACAGCCAAAATACTTACTATTAGCTTTCCTAAAAAACATGTGTTTTTAATTCGACCATCTAG GGTATTAGAAACGTTAAGTTATTTTGATAACTTTGTACCATCAAAAGAATATGGTATACCAGTATTTTGTCCAACGCATAATGCTTTAAAGCATTTACAAGAATTACTTAAATCTTCTgcaaatagaattaatatatataatacagaCAAG GAACTTACTCACTTGAATATTGAGAAAGCAAAGCTAACAGTAGTTGGCTTTAGCAAAGGTTGTATTGTTTTAAATCAATTACTCCACGAGTTTCATTATTACCAAAATAAATTAGATCctgatattgaaattaataactttatacgtctcATTGAAAGCATGTGGTGGTTGGATGGTGGACATGCAGGCTCTAAGGATACATGGATTGTGGAAAAATCCATATTAGAATCTTTTGCAAAATTaa gGATAGATGTTAATGTTCATGTTACGCCATATCAAGTTCAAGATCCTCATCGTCCATGGATTGGTAAAGAAGAAAGCtacttttgtaatattttacgaaatttagGAATTCCTATAAAACGAACTTTACATTTCGCAGATAAGacaagaaatttacaaaatcattttaatGTTCTTAAAGCTATTCGAAATTATACACAGTAA
- the LOC122569678 gene encoding thiamin pyrophosphokinase 1-like isoform X1, whose translation MYNFKSTILNLSFIMTKVQQLLLLERYKSKLVMHCDSNFTTVWDPLQIFNYHTHYKYAVVILNSPLYWKDNTLLQIWKRAQVNVTVDGGTYRWLHYLEEQGIDLLNGNNTEYVPNLITGDMDSCSPLILEKLKSMGSMIIKTPDQDHTDYTKALLQLGQYAKKEDIKLNGIYVFVDTSGRFDHIMGNINTLYRSDKIIEHVQVIQIASNSLTWVLRPGLHSIIIPKILVENNSWCGLLPVGAPVNCIITTGLKWNLNNATLQFGGLVSSSNTYDNCSEVTINTDSPVIWTMGIEPLQKNTSNYEISQNT comes from the exons atgtacaattttaaaagtaCCATTTTGAATTTGAGTTTCATCATGACTAAAGTCCAACAATTATTAC TTctagaaagatataaatcaaAGCTAGTCATGCACTGTGATTCAAACTTTACAACGGTGTGGGATcctcttcaaatatttaattatcatacaCATTACAAGTACGCTGTTGTTATACTGAACAGTCCACTTTATTGGAAAGATAATACTTTACTTCAAATTTGGAAAAGAG CTCAGGTTAATGTTACTGTTGATGGTGGAACATACAGATGGCTACATTATTTAGAAGAGCAAggtattgatttattaaatggaaataatacTGAATATGTACCAAATTTAATTACTGGTGATATGGATAGTTGCTCTCCTTTAATTCTTGAAAAACTAAAGAGTATGGGCTCAATGATTATTAAAACACCTGATCAAGATCACACAGACTATACGAAAGCTTTGCTTCAATTGGGACAATATgctaaaaaagaagatataaag TTAAATGGAATATACGTGTTTGTAGACACTTCAGGGAGATTTGATCATATCATGGGAAATATTAATACACTTTATAGAAGTGATAAGATTATTGAACATGTACaa gTGATTCAAATTGCAAGCAATTCATTGACATGGGTTTTAAGACCGGGTCTTCATAGTATAATCATTCCTAAAATTTTGGTAGAAAACAATAGCTGGTGTGGACTGTTACCAGTTGGTGCACCTGTTAACTGTATAATAACAACTGGtttgaaatggaatttaa ATAATGCAACATTACAATTTGGGGGTCTTGTGAGTTCTTCAAATACATATGACAATTGCTCTGAAGTAACTATAAATACAGATTCACCAGTGATATGGACTATGGGTATAGAACCACTTCAAAAGAATACAagtaattatgaaatatcacAAAATACTTGA
- the LOC122569679 gene encoding UPF0565 protein C2orf69 homolog isoform X2 encodes MSYDVLLYFGGDIQDIQENMKHAGSKTYIEWSLENTAKILTISFPKKHVFLIRPSRVLETLSYFDNFVPSKEYGIPVFCPTHNALKHLQELLKSSANRINIYNTDKELTHLNIEKAKLTVVGFSKGCIVLNQLLHEFHYYQNKLDPDIEINNFIRLIESMWWLDGGHAGSKDTWIVEKSILESFAKLRIDVNVHVTPYQVQDPHRPWIGKEESYFCNILRNLGIPIKRTLHFADKTRNLQNHFNVLKAIRNYTQ; translated from the exons ATGTCTTAC GatgttcttttatattttggaGGTGATATTCAG gaCATTCAAGAAAACATGAAACATGCAGGTAGCAAAACATATATAGAATGGAGTTTAGAAAATACAGCCAAAATACTTACTATTAGCTTTCCTAAAAAACATGTGTTTTTAATTCGACCATCTAG GGTATTAGAAACGTTAAGTTATTTTGATAACTTTGTACCATCAAAAGAATATGGTATACCAGTATTTTGTCCAACGCATAATGCTTTAAAGCATTTACAAGAATTACTTAAATCTTCTgcaaatagaattaatatatataatacagaCAAG GAACTTACTCACTTGAATATTGAGAAAGCAAAGCTAACAGTAGTTGGCTTTAGCAAAGGTTGTATTGTTTTAAATCAATTACTCCACGAGTTTCATTATTACCAAAATAAATTAGATCctgatattgaaattaataactttatacgtctcATTGAAAGCATGTGGTGGTTGGATGGTGGACATGCAGGCTCTAAGGATACATGGATTGTGGAAAAATCCATATTAGAATCTTTTGCAAAATTaa gGATAGATGTTAATGTTCATGTTACGCCATATCAAGTTCAAGATCCTCATCGTCCATGGATTGGTAAAGAAGAAAGCtacttttgtaatattttacgaaatttagGAATTCCTATAAAACGAACTTTACATTTCGCAGATAAGacaagaaatttacaaaatcattttaatGTTCTTAAAGCTATTCGAAATTATACACAGTAA
- the LOC122569678 gene encoding uncharacterized protein LOC122569678 isoform X2: MKIERFWKRRFLRKKLKYTLICVFIVSIIFVTHQLVYFKKLNQATVGKYISGSVRKTNYIDGKMSSRWNESLHSKLLRDKKGRTVSLRGTCDQDISKYLPNERGKFVCFISKDEIDFFKINDNYCDCPLDGSDEPGTNACNNGVFNCELSSLQFIVPIKIPSYKVNDGYCDCCDGSDEWAEVKLSHLNNVLERYKSKLVMHCDSNFTTVWDPLQIFNYHTHYKYAVVILNSPLYWKDNTLLQIWKRAQVNVTVDGGTYRWLHYLEEQGIDLLNGNNTEYVPNLITGDMDSCSPLILEKLKSMGSMIIKTPDQDHTDYTKALLQLGQYAKKEDIKLNGIYVFVDTSGRFDHIMGNINTLYRSDKIIEHVQVIQIASNSLTWVLRPGLHSIIIPKILVENNSWCGLLPVGAPVNCIITTGLKWNLNNATLQFGGLVSSSNTYDNCSEVTINTDSPVIWTMGIEPLQKNTSNYEISQNT, from the exons atgaaaatcgaaAGATTTTGGAAACGtcgatttttacgaaaaaagTTGAAGTATACGTTAATTTGTGTATTCAtagtttctattattttcgttaCTCATCAGTTAGTTTACTTTAAAAAACTTAATCAAGCGACCGTAGGAAAATACATTAGTGGATCTGTACGAAAAACTAATTATATCGATGGTAAAATGAGTTCAAGATGGAATGAATCATTGCATTCAAAATTACTTCGCGATAAAAAAGGTCGAACTGTATCGTTACGTGGAACGTGTGAtcaagatatttcaaaatacttgCCAAATGAACGGGggaaatttgtttgttttatttcaaaagaCGAAATagacttttttaaaattaatgataactACTGTGATTGTCCTTTGGATGGTAGTGACGAGCCTGGTACCAATGCATGTAATAATGGTGTCTTTAATTGTGAACTTTCATCCTTGCAATTTATAG TTCCAATAAAAATACCATCTTATAAAGTTAATGATGGATATTGTGATTGTTGTGATGGATCTGATGAATGGGCTGAAGTTAAATTATCACACTTAAATAATG TTctagaaagatataaatcaaAGCTAGTCATGCACTGTGATTCAAACTTTACAACGGTGTGGGATcctcttcaaatatttaattatcatacaCATTACAAGTACGCTGTTGTTATACTGAACAGTCCACTTTATTGGAAAGATAATACTTTACTTCAAATTTGGAAAAGAG CTCAGGTTAATGTTACTGTTGATGGTGGAACATACAGATGGCTACATTATTTAGAAGAGCAAggtattgatttattaaatggaaataatacTGAATATGTACCAAATTTAATTACTGGTGATATGGATAGTTGCTCTCCTTTAATTCTTGAAAAACTAAAGAGTATGGGCTCAATGATTATTAAAACACCTGATCAAGATCACACAGACTATACGAAAGCTTTGCTTCAATTGGGACAATATgctaaaaaagaagatataaag TTAAATGGAATATACGTGTTTGTAGACACTTCAGGGAGATTTGATCATATCATGGGAAATATTAATACACTTTATAGAAGTGATAAGATTATTGAACATGTACaa gTGATTCAAATTGCAAGCAATTCATTGACATGGGTTTTAAGACCGGGTCTTCATAGTATAATCATTCCTAAAATTTTGGTAGAAAACAATAGCTGGTGTGGACTGTTACCAGTTGGTGCACCTGTTAACTGTATAATAACAACTGGtttgaaatggaatttaa ATAATGCAACATTACAATTTGGGGGTCTTGTGAGTTCTTCAAATACATATGACAATTGCTCTGAAGTAACTATAAATACAGATTCACCAGTGATATGGACTATGGGTATAGAACCACTTCAAAAGAATACAagtaattatgaaatatcacAAAATACTTGA